CGGGATCAACGTCGACAAAACGAACCCCGTAGCAGTCTGATTTACTGCGCAGGCGTCGGCAGGGGCGGAATCGCTTCTGTCGGCGGTGGCAGGTCCGGGTTGCTGGTGGCCGGTGCAGGCTCGGCTTGCGGCGCAATCGGCGCAGCTTCGACGGGTGGCGCTACCGGCTGTGAAACGGCGGGTTCTTCCTTCGCAGGCTCGACCTTCTCGGCGGCGGGTGCGGCTTTAGGTTCCGGCACGCCGAGCTCAGCCTTGGGCTTCTCGGGAATGTTCTCGGCCTTCTTCACCTCTTGCGGCAGGAACACGTCCACCAGCGCGAAGTAACGCTCGTAGAACTTCGGCGCGGACACCGTCTCGCTGGCCACCTTCACCATCGAGTCATCGGTGGAGCCGATCGGCATCGACACCGAACCCAGCACGCCCACCCCCAGGCTTGCGGAGTTGTTGACCTTCTTCAGCGCATAGCGATCCTGAAGGGCGTTGGCAAACATCGTCGAATGGTTGGTGCCTTTGCCATCATCGGCACACACCACGTTGAAGCTGATCTGCAGATGGGTCTCGCCGGTCTGCTGGAAGCTCTTGTTGCCCACCACCAGTTTCGGATCGCTGCTGGTGATGATGTAGCCCTGGCTCAGCAAGGCACGCCGCGCGGCTTCGCACGCTGCAACGTCAGTGACCGGGTAATCCCGGGAAAACGTACCGGAGTCGTCGAAATTCTCATGTTCATAAATGGCGGTCTTGGGTGACGAGCAGCCCGCGGCGCCCGCCAGCACCAGCGCCAGCCCGAGGCTACGCAAGTGAAATGATGTCGACATTGAAAATCCTGAGGAAAACGGTCCGGGCGGTATTGTGCAACAGAACGCTGCCTTGGCGCGCGCATTCCTGTCGGTAAAACGTCACAGCCTTACGCGACGCCGCCCGTAGGAAACAGCCCGGCACACATATGATCAATAAACACGCGCAGTTTGGCCGAGGCATGGCGACTTGATGGCCATAACATCCAGAAGCTCCCCCGGTGCTCCAGATAATCATCCAGCACCCGCTGCAGACGTCCTTCGTTCACCGCCTGATTGACCATGTAGTCCGGCAGACAGGCGATACCCAGGCCTTCGTGCACCACGTGGTTGAGGGATTCGATCGTGGTGCTTACCAGCGGGGCGCGCAAAACG
The genomic region above belongs to Pseudomonas azotoformans and contains:
- a CDS encoding DUF2242 domain-containing protein, with amino-acid sequence MSTSFHLRSLGLALVLAGAAGCSSPKTAIYEHENFDDSGTFSRDYPVTDVAACEAARRALLSQGYIITSSDPKLVVGNKSFQQTGETHLQISFNVVCADDGKGTNHSTMFANALQDRYALKKVNNSASLGVGVLGSVSMPIGSTDDSMVKVASETVSAPKFYERYFALVDVFLPQEVKKAENIPEKPKAELGVPEPKAAPAAEKVEPAKEEPAVSQPVAPPVEAAPIAPQAEPAPATSNPDLPPPTEAIPPLPTPAQ